From Triticum aestivum cultivar Chinese Spring chromosome 4A, IWGSC CS RefSeq v2.1, whole genome shotgun sequence, a single genomic window includes:
- the LOC123087566 gene encoding uncharacterized protein isoform X2: MDGAIGWLAGSILDTLSAAQLQAWIRRAGLAHDIQMLEAEVEMVDIGYAAVGVRAGDRPLLARSLARLQDLLHQADDLVDELDFHRLLHTFTSPPATASSPGKVVGCNDTPIQSTLADLFIHSPCTDSSSDDALGDQEDVFGGVQLHEKYRGDMDMVTSQVANKRQSFSIWEHYELVDQDGNDCRVKCVRCGSELMVRHGLSPSHLRRHVRSASCENKSEATQFLNRTHSARREQEDIFGAVLVNKKSRGDIYAQSRQGGKTRSPVWEHFVISEADENSRPVKAKCVHCGSELNCGPKHGTSGLKRHIDSAACTKKKHAADKPLNTSSADSIENVETVVIPGSHSRKRSRMDAESTCGTKPKTHLWNKAESLHRIQEITRLLQDISGVLSKVLKLYGSDFVASSNHYRSTISDQHLQTSSVIARKVYGRVTEKDYIIKFMTQDKPDGSFVLPIVGSAGVGKTALAQLVYNDPIVAEHFDQRIWVSVSNNFDELRLSREILDFVSQKQTHEGICSFAKLQEVLKMHITSKRVLLIFDDVWDDSNFRRWSQLLAPLQCGTKGAVILLTTQKLSVAQTVGTVEPIKLRSLAYDDFWLLFKSCAFGDEKYERNQNLSIIGLQIVEKLKGNPLAVATVGELLRRSLTIDHWNNILKNEDWKSLQLSGGIMSALKLSYDQLPYNLQQCFLCCALFPEKYQFLDEELARIWISQGFVKCDNSSKTLEEKGLDYLADLVNLGFFQQVEREETDQTCYIMHDLMHDLARVVSRTEFATIDGLQYCEILPTIRHLSIVSDSGYNADQHGDKPRNKKFEKKMLAGCTSLRKLRTLVFIGQYDMFFKSFQDIFREAHNLRLLQISAASDGLNPLLCSSVNLKHLRYLDIKAADGLGALPQILSKFCHLQVLHVGSYTNPTMPVSIDHVFRLRHLVIEEGAYSSIANIGNLTSLQELPNFVVQNSSGFEITQLQSMKELVRLGVSQLENVKTREEAYGAGLREKQHLKVLHLSWGVASSDGEYGRDMNSVTDWLSEDVIEGLKPQNNLKHLRISGYNGHLSPIWLASVTSLQTLHIEGCGKLEMLTSIEQLPFLRKLKLMKLPSMTEMSIPSLVELVLIQMPKLERFSCISTRDLSSDLRVLKIKKCPAVKIFPLFESSLKFKIEQKSWLPSLRELVIHGCPNLLVPHAIPLSPTISKLSVVDVPTLPRIEGSSGDTLTVGSRSEGYDNFDPSSDVMTTLDCKILAFHNLRGLRYLRIDGCQNLVSIAFTGLGELISLRSLEICSCRKLFSSNVIPEHTRSDETAASCKPLPSLVTLRIKCCGIAGKWLSSMLGYVPALVELFLEDCPGITQLTIEGEEEENIQPYGTSVPVDSSSGGPDDTLLTSSAQDGLLCLPLNLMSSLKKISIRECPHLVFHRNNKDLSGFTCLEKLTIWGCPGLLSSLVDKDGNDDQRNGRWLLPKSLVELEIRGDSPEMLQPCFAGNVTNLKNIEVWFSPSLRSLQLHTCTSLEELIIGNCGSLAAPESLQFLGSLKYLKVFRSPGVLPCLENLSKQGYALFPGLKRLVTDGPSVFTMSVCKQLNSLQRLELENWEFVTRLTEGQERGLQLLTSLEELEFRGCSSDLKYLPAGLHSLPSLKRLKVNGCLGISRLPEKGLPSSLQELDISNCSKVFNDHCKSLATGKLKVKIVGNTQTA, encoded by the exons ATGGACGGCGCGATTGGGTGGCTGGCGGGCAGCATCCTGGACACCCTCTCCGCCGCGCAGCTGCAGGCGTGGATCCGCCGGGCGGGGCTCGCCCATGACATCCAGATGCTCGAGGCGGAGGTCGAGATGGTGGACATCGGATACGCCGCCGTGGGCGTGAGGGCCGGGGACAGGCCGCTGCTGGCCCGCTCCCTCGCCCGCCTCCAGGATCTGCTCCACCAAGCCGACGACCTCGTCGACGAGCTGGACTTCCACCGCCTCCTCCACACTTTCACCTCGCCGCCTGCTACGGCTTCTTCTCCAG GGAAAGTAGTCGGGTGCAATGACACGCCCATACAATCTACGCTCGCCGACCTCTTCATCCACTCCCCTTGTACAGATTCATCCTCAG ATGATGCTTTGGGCGATCAGGAAGACGTATTTGGGGGTGTGCAACTCCATGAAAAATACAGGGGAGATATGGATATGGTGACTAGCCAGGTTGCCAATAAGAGGCAGTCGTTTTCGATATGGGAGCATTACGAGCTCGTGGACCAAGATGGAAACGATTGTCGGGTCAAATGTGTTCGCTGCGGCTCGGAGCTGATGGTTAGGCACGGATTGAGCCCATCGCATTTGAGGCGCCATGTCAGGAGTGCATCTTGTGAGAACAAAAGCGAAGCAACTCAATTTTTGAACCGCACACATAGTGCTCGGAGAGAGCAGGAAGACATATTTGGGGCAGTGCTAGTCAATAAGAAATCAAGGGGAGATATATATGCACAGAGTAGGCAGGGTGGCAAGACACGGTCACCGGTATGGGAGCACTTTGTCATCTCGGAAGCTGATGAGAACAGCAGGCCTGTGAAAGCCAAGTGTGTTCACTGTGGCTCGGAGCTCAACTGTGGACCCAAACATGGGACATCAGGTTTGAAACGCCATATTGATAGTGCAGCTTGTACCAAGAAAAAACATGCAGCCGACAAGCCGCTaaacacttcaag CGCTGACAGTATAGAAAATGTTGAAACTGTTGTGATTCCTGGTTCACACAGCAGAAAAAGGAGTAGAATGGATGCGGAGTCAACATGCGGGACCAAGCCTAAAACACACCTTTGGAACAAGGCTGAATCTTTGCATAGGATACAAGAAATAACTCGCCTGTTACAAGACATATCAGGGGTTCTGAGTAAGGTTCTCAAGTTATATGGATCAGATTTTGTTGCAAGCTCAAATCACTATCGAAGTACAATATCAGATCAACACCTACAAACATCAAGTGTTATTGCAAGGAAAGTCTATGGAAGAGTTACAGAGAAGGACTACATCATAAAGTTCATGACACAAGACAAACCCGATGGTTCATTTGTTCTTCCTATTGTAGGCAGTGCAGGAGTTGGGAAGACTGCTCTTGCTCAGCTTGTATACAATGACCCAATCGTGGCAGAGCACTTTGACCAAAGGATATGGGTTTCGGTGTCTAACAACTTCGATGAACTAAGACTCTCTAGAGAGATCTTAGATTTTGTCTCTCAGAAGCAAACACATGAAGGAATATGCAGCTTTGCCAAGCTTCAGGAGGTCTTGAAGATGCATATCACATCAAAGAGGGTTCTGCTTATTTTTGATGATGTTTGGGATGACTCTAACTTCCGCAGATGGAGCCAACTATTGGCTCCTTTGCAGTGTGGCACAAAGGGTGCTGTGATTCTTTTGACAACTCAAAAATTGTCTGTTGCACAAACTGTTGGTACAGTTGAACCAATTAAGTTACGTAGTTTAGCATATGACGATTTTTGGTTATTATTTAAATCATGTGCATTTGGTGATGAGAAGTATGAAAGGAATCAAAATCTTAGCATCATTGGATTGCAAATAGTAGAGAAGTTAAAGGGAAACCCattagcagtagcaacagtagggGAACTATTACGAAGGAGCCTTACTATTGATCATTGGAATAACATTCTGAAGAATGAAGATTGGAAATCTCTGCAACTCAGTGGAGGTATAATGTCTGCTCTGAAGCTTAGCTATGATCAGCTCCCCTACAATTTACAACAATGCTTCTTATGTTGTGCTTTATTCCCCGAGAAATATCAGTTCCTCgatgaggagctggcccgaatttGGATTTCCCAGGGATTTGTGAAGTGTGATAATTCAAGTAAGACACTTGAGGAGAAAGGATTGGACTATCTGGCTGATCTTGTGAACTTGGGCTTCTTTCAGCAAGTCGAAAGAGAAGAGACCGATCAAACTTGCTACATTATGCATGATCTTATGCATGATCTTGCTAGGGTAGTCTCAAGAACTGAGTTTGCAACTATAGATGGCCTGCAGTACTGTGAGATCCTGCCAACTATACGCCATTTATCAATAGTAAGTGATTCTGGATACAACGCAGATCAGCATGGAGACAAACCTCGCAATAAGAAGTTTGAGAAGAAAATGCTTGCTGGATGTACATCGCTGAGGAAATTGAGGACATTGGTATTCATTGGGCAGTATGACATGTTCTTCAAATCCTTTCAGGATATATTCCGGGAGGCACATAATTTGCGCCTGCTACAAATTTCTGCAGCATCTGATGGTTTAAATCCTTTACTGTGCAGTTCTGTGAATTTGAAACATCTTCGCTACTTGGACATCAAAGCTGCTGATGGGCTTGGTGCTTTGCCTCAAATTTTGAGCAAGTTTTGCCATCTTCAAGTATTACATGTTGGCTCATACACCAATCCTACTATGCCTGTCAGCATTGACCATGTTTTTAGGTTGCGGCATCTTGTTATAGAAGAGGGGGCATACTCTTCCATTGCTAACATTGGTAACCTGACATCTCTTCAGGAGCTACCCAATTTTGTGGTTCAGAATTCAAGCGGCTTTGAGATAACACAACTCCAGTCCATGAAAGAGCTTGTACGACTTGGGGTGTCTCAACTTGAAAATGTTAAAACTCGGGAGGAGGCTTATGGGGCAGGATTAAGAGAGAAGCAACACTTGAAAGTGTTGCACTTGTCCTGGGGAGTTGCCTCGTCAGATGGTGAATATGGTAGGGACATGAACTCTGTTACAGATTGGTTGTCGGAGGATGTTATCGAGGGCCTTAAACCACAGAATAACCTAAAGCATCTGCGGATATCTGGGTACAATGGGCATCTCTCCCCAATTTGGCTTGCCTCGGTTACCTCTTTGCAAACGCTTCATATAGAGGGTTGTGGAAAATTGGAAATGCTTACATCTATTGAACAGCTTCCTTTTCTTAGAAAGCTGAAGTTGATGAAACTGCCAAGTATGACAGAAATGTCAATTCCTTCATTGGTGGAACTGGTATTAATTCAAATGCCGAAGTTGGAGCGGTTTTCCTGCATTTCCACTAGGGACTTGAGCTCTGATTTAAGGGTTCTGAAGATTAAGAAGTGTCCTGCAGTGAAGATCTTTCCTCTATTTGAGAGCTCGCTGAAATTTAAAATCGAGCAGAAGTCATGGTTGCCCAGTCTGAGGGAACTCGTTATCCATGGATGTCCTAATTTACTTGTGCCACATGCCATTcctctatcacctacaatttccaAACTATCCGTCGTTGACGTTCCAACACTCCCAAGGATAGAGGGATCTTCTGGTGACACATTAACAGTTGGATCCAGAAGTGAGGGCTATGATAATTTTGATCCTTCTTCTGATGTGATGACTACACTGGATTGCAAAATTTTGGCATTCCACAACCTGAGGGGCCTCAGATACTTGCGTATAGATGGTTGCCAAAATCTAGTGTCTATTGCATTCACAGGATTAGGGGAACTTATTTCTTTAAGGAGTTTGGAAATATGTAGCTGTCGAAAACTTTTCTCGTCAAATGTTATACCAGAGCATACCCGTTCAGATGAGACAGCTGCAAGTTGCAAGCCCCTCCCATCTCTCGTCACTCTCAGAATTAAGTGTTGTGGAATAGCAGGAAAGTGGCTATCTTCGATGCTGGGATATGTGCCGGCCCTGGTGGAATTATTTTTAGAGGACTGCCCTGGGATAACACAGTTAACgatagaaggagaagaagaagaaaacattcAACCTTATGGTACCTCAGTTCCAGTGGATTCATCATCAGGAGGTCCAGATGACACATTGCTGACAAGCTCAGCCCAAGATGGACTCTTGTGCCTTCCACTAAATCTCATGTCCTCTCTCAAGAAGATATCGATTCGGGAGTGCCCCCATCTAGTATTTCACAGGAATAACAAAGACTTGTCTGGATTTACCTGCCTTGAGAAGCTAACAATTTGGGGATGCCCCGGGCTGCTCTCATCTTTGGTGGATAAAGATGGAAATGATGATCAGAGGAACGGAAGATGGCTCCTACCGAAATCACTTGTAGAACTCGAGATCCGTGGTGATTCACCGGAAATGCTGCAGCCCTGTTTTGCAGGGAATGTAACCAACCTCAAAAATATAGAAGTGTGGTTCAGCCCAAGTCTGAGATCTCTACAGCTGCATACCTGCACATCACTGGAAGAGTTGATAATTGGAAACTGTGGATCACTTGCCGCACCAGAGAGCTTGCAGTTCCTTGGCAGCCTTAAGTATTTGAAAGTATTCAGATCCCCTGGTGTGCTTCCATGTTTGGAGAATTTGTCAAAGCAGGGCTATGCTTTATTCCCTGGACTAAAAAGGCTTGTGACCGATGGCCCCTCTGTCTTTACCATGTCAGTCTGCAAGCAACTCAACTCCCTCCAACGCCTAGAACTTGAAAACTGGGAGTTTGTAACGAGACTAACAGAGGGGCAGGAGAGAGGGCTTCAGCTTCTGACATCATTGGAAGAGCTGGAATTCCGGGGTTGCAGTTCCGATCTCAAATATCTTCCTGCGGGGTTGCACAGCCTTCCTTCGCTCAAGAGGTTGAAGGTCAATGGTTGTTTAGGAATCTCAAGGCTGCCGGAAAAGGGCCTCCCATCCTCGCTGCAAGAACTGGATATCAGCAATTGCAGCAAGGTGTTTAATGATCACTGCAAGTCTCTAGCAACAGGGAAGCTAAAGGTCAAAATTGTTGGAAATACACAAACTGCTTAA
- the LOC123087566 gene encoding uncharacterized protein isoform X1: protein MDGAIGWLAGSILDTLSAAQLQAWIRRAGLAHDIQMLEAEVEMVDIGYAAVGVRAGDRPLLARSLARLQDLLHQADDLVDELDFHRLLHTFTSPPATASSPGKVVGCNDTPIQSTLADLFIHSPCTDSSSDDALGDQEDVFGGVQLHEKYRGDMDMVTSQVANKRQSFSIWEHYELVDQDGNDCRVKCVRCGSELMVRHGLSPSHLRRHVRSASCENKSEATQFLNRTHSARREQEDIFGAVLVNKKSRGDIYAQSRQGGKTRSPVWEHFVISEADENSRPVKAKCVHCGSELNCGPKHGTSGLKRHIDSAACTKKKHAADKPLNTSSSADSIENVETVVIPGSHSRKRSRMDAESTCGTKPKTHLWNKAESLHRIQEITRLLQDISGVLSKVLKLYGSDFVASSNHYRSTISDQHLQTSSVIARKVYGRVTEKDYIIKFMTQDKPDGSFVLPIVGSAGVGKTALAQLVYNDPIVAEHFDQRIWVSVSNNFDELRLSREILDFVSQKQTHEGICSFAKLQEVLKMHITSKRVLLIFDDVWDDSNFRRWSQLLAPLQCGTKGAVILLTTQKLSVAQTVGTVEPIKLRSLAYDDFWLLFKSCAFGDEKYERNQNLSIIGLQIVEKLKGNPLAVATVGELLRRSLTIDHWNNILKNEDWKSLQLSGGIMSALKLSYDQLPYNLQQCFLCCALFPEKYQFLDEELARIWISQGFVKCDNSSKTLEEKGLDYLADLVNLGFFQQVEREETDQTCYIMHDLMHDLARVVSRTEFATIDGLQYCEILPTIRHLSIVSDSGYNADQHGDKPRNKKFEKKMLAGCTSLRKLRTLVFIGQYDMFFKSFQDIFREAHNLRLLQISAASDGLNPLLCSSVNLKHLRYLDIKAADGLGALPQILSKFCHLQVLHVGSYTNPTMPVSIDHVFRLRHLVIEEGAYSSIANIGNLTSLQELPNFVVQNSSGFEITQLQSMKELVRLGVSQLENVKTREEAYGAGLREKQHLKVLHLSWGVASSDGEYGRDMNSVTDWLSEDVIEGLKPQNNLKHLRISGYNGHLSPIWLASVTSLQTLHIEGCGKLEMLTSIEQLPFLRKLKLMKLPSMTEMSIPSLVELVLIQMPKLERFSCISTRDLSSDLRVLKIKKCPAVKIFPLFESSLKFKIEQKSWLPSLRELVIHGCPNLLVPHAIPLSPTISKLSVVDVPTLPRIEGSSGDTLTVGSRSEGYDNFDPSSDVMTTLDCKILAFHNLRGLRYLRIDGCQNLVSIAFTGLGELISLRSLEICSCRKLFSSNVIPEHTRSDETAASCKPLPSLVTLRIKCCGIAGKWLSSMLGYVPALVELFLEDCPGITQLTIEGEEEENIQPYGTSVPVDSSSGGPDDTLLTSSAQDGLLCLPLNLMSSLKKISIRECPHLVFHRNNKDLSGFTCLEKLTIWGCPGLLSSLVDKDGNDDQRNGRWLLPKSLVELEIRGDSPEMLQPCFAGNVTNLKNIEVWFSPSLRSLQLHTCTSLEELIIGNCGSLAAPESLQFLGSLKYLKVFRSPGVLPCLENLSKQGYALFPGLKRLVTDGPSVFTMSVCKQLNSLQRLELENWEFVTRLTEGQERGLQLLTSLEELEFRGCSSDLKYLPAGLHSLPSLKRLKVNGCLGISRLPEKGLPSSLQELDISNCSKVFNDHCKSLATGKLKVKIVGNTQTA, encoded by the exons ATGGACGGCGCGATTGGGTGGCTGGCGGGCAGCATCCTGGACACCCTCTCCGCCGCGCAGCTGCAGGCGTGGATCCGCCGGGCGGGGCTCGCCCATGACATCCAGATGCTCGAGGCGGAGGTCGAGATGGTGGACATCGGATACGCCGCCGTGGGCGTGAGGGCCGGGGACAGGCCGCTGCTGGCCCGCTCCCTCGCCCGCCTCCAGGATCTGCTCCACCAAGCCGACGACCTCGTCGACGAGCTGGACTTCCACCGCCTCCTCCACACTTTCACCTCGCCGCCTGCTACGGCTTCTTCTCCAG GGAAAGTAGTCGGGTGCAATGACACGCCCATACAATCTACGCTCGCCGACCTCTTCATCCACTCCCCTTGTACAGATTCATCCTCAG ATGATGCTTTGGGCGATCAGGAAGACGTATTTGGGGGTGTGCAACTCCATGAAAAATACAGGGGAGATATGGATATGGTGACTAGCCAGGTTGCCAATAAGAGGCAGTCGTTTTCGATATGGGAGCATTACGAGCTCGTGGACCAAGATGGAAACGATTGTCGGGTCAAATGTGTTCGCTGCGGCTCGGAGCTGATGGTTAGGCACGGATTGAGCCCATCGCATTTGAGGCGCCATGTCAGGAGTGCATCTTGTGAGAACAAAAGCGAAGCAACTCAATTTTTGAACCGCACACATAGTGCTCGGAGAGAGCAGGAAGACATATTTGGGGCAGTGCTAGTCAATAAGAAATCAAGGGGAGATATATATGCACAGAGTAGGCAGGGTGGCAAGACACGGTCACCGGTATGGGAGCACTTTGTCATCTCGGAAGCTGATGAGAACAGCAGGCCTGTGAAAGCCAAGTGTGTTCACTGTGGCTCGGAGCTCAACTGTGGACCCAAACATGGGACATCAGGTTTGAAACGCCATATTGATAGTGCAGCTTGTACCAAGAAAAAACATGCAGCCGACAAGCCGCTaaacacttcaag CAGCGCTGACAGTATAGAAAATGTTGAAACTGTTGTGATTCCTGGTTCACACAGCAGAAAAAGGAGTAGAATGGATGCGGAGTCAACATGCGGGACCAAGCCTAAAACACACCTTTGGAACAAGGCTGAATCTTTGCATAGGATACAAGAAATAACTCGCCTGTTACAAGACATATCAGGGGTTCTGAGTAAGGTTCTCAAGTTATATGGATCAGATTTTGTTGCAAGCTCAAATCACTATCGAAGTACAATATCAGATCAACACCTACAAACATCAAGTGTTATTGCAAGGAAAGTCTATGGAAGAGTTACAGAGAAGGACTACATCATAAAGTTCATGACACAAGACAAACCCGATGGTTCATTTGTTCTTCCTATTGTAGGCAGTGCAGGAGTTGGGAAGACTGCTCTTGCTCAGCTTGTATACAATGACCCAATCGTGGCAGAGCACTTTGACCAAAGGATATGGGTTTCGGTGTCTAACAACTTCGATGAACTAAGACTCTCTAGAGAGATCTTAGATTTTGTCTCTCAGAAGCAAACACATGAAGGAATATGCAGCTTTGCCAAGCTTCAGGAGGTCTTGAAGATGCATATCACATCAAAGAGGGTTCTGCTTATTTTTGATGATGTTTGGGATGACTCTAACTTCCGCAGATGGAGCCAACTATTGGCTCCTTTGCAGTGTGGCACAAAGGGTGCTGTGATTCTTTTGACAACTCAAAAATTGTCTGTTGCACAAACTGTTGGTACAGTTGAACCAATTAAGTTACGTAGTTTAGCATATGACGATTTTTGGTTATTATTTAAATCATGTGCATTTGGTGATGAGAAGTATGAAAGGAATCAAAATCTTAGCATCATTGGATTGCAAATAGTAGAGAAGTTAAAGGGAAACCCattagcagtagcaacagtagggGAACTATTACGAAGGAGCCTTACTATTGATCATTGGAATAACATTCTGAAGAATGAAGATTGGAAATCTCTGCAACTCAGTGGAGGTATAATGTCTGCTCTGAAGCTTAGCTATGATCAGCTCCCCTACAATTTACAACAATGCTTCTTATGTTGTGCTTTATTCCCCGAGAAATATCAGTTCCTCgatgaggagctggcccgaatttGGATTTCCCAGGGATTTGTGAAGTGTGATAATTCAAGTAAGACACTTGAGGAGAAAGGATTGGACTATCTGGCTGATCTTGTGAACTTGGGCTTCTTTCAGCAAGTCGAAAGAGAAGAGACCGATCAAACTTGCTACATTATGCATGATCTTATGCATGATCTTGCTAGGGTAGTCTCAAGAACTGAGTTTGCAACTATAGATGGCCTGCAGTACTGTGAGATCCTGCCAACTATACGCCATTTATCAATAGTAAGTGATTCTGGATACAACGCAGATCAGCATGGAGACAAACCTCGCAATAAGAAGTTTGAGAAGAAAATGCTTGCTGGATGTACATCGCTGAGGAAATTGAGGACATTGGTATTCATTGGGCAGTATGACATGTTCTTCAAATCCTTTCAGGATATATTCCGGGAGGCACATAATTTGCGCCTGCTACAAATTTCTGCAGCATCTGATGGTTTAAATCCTTTACTGTGCAGTTCTGTGAATTTGAAACATCTTCGCTACTTGGACATCAAAGCTGCTGATGGGCTTGGTGCTTTGCCTCAAATTTTGAGCAAGTTTTGCCATCTTCAAGTATTACATGTTGGCTCATACACCAATCCTACTATGCCTGTCAGCATTGACCATGTTTTTAGGTTGCGGCATCTTGTTATAGAAGAGGGGGCATACTCTTCCATTGCTAACATTGGTAACCTGACATCTCTTCAGGAGCTACCCAATTTTGTGGTTCAGAATTCAAGCGGCTTTGAGATAACACAACTCCAGTCCATGAAAGAGCTTGTACGACTTGGGGTGTCTCAACTTGAAAATGTTAAAACTCGGGAGGAGGCTTATGGGGCAGGATTAAGAGAGAAGCAACACTTGAAAGTGTTGCACTTGTCCTGGGGAGTTGCCTCGTCAGATGGTGAATATGGTAGGGACATGAACTCTGTTACAGATTGGTTGTCGGAGGATGTTATCGAGGGCCTTAAACCACAGAATAACCTAAAGCATCTGCGGATATCTGGGTACAATGGGCATCTCTCCCCAATTTGGCTTGCCTCGGTTACCTCTTTGCAAACGCTTCATATAGAGGGTTGTGGAAAATTGGAAATGCTTACATCTATTGAACAGCTTCCTTTTCTTAGAAAGCTGAAGTTGATGAAACTGCCAAGTATGACAGAAATGTCAATTCCTTCATTGGTGGAACTGGTATTAATTCAAATGCCGAAGTTGGAGCGGTTTTCCTGCATTTCCACTAGGGACTTGAGCTCTGATTTAAGGGTTCTGAAGATTAAGAAGTGTCCTGCAGTGAAGATCTTTCCTCTATTTGAGAGCTCGCTGAAATTTAAAATCGAGCAGAAGTCATGGTTGCCCAGTCTGAGGGAACTCGTTATCCATGGATGTCCTAATTTACTTGTGCCACATGCCATTcctctatcacctacaatttccaAACTATCCGTCGTTGACGTTCCAACACTCCCAAGGATAGAGGGATCTTCTGGTGACACATTAACAGTTGGATCCAGAAGTGAGGGCTATGATAATTTTGATCCTTCTTCTGATGTGATGACTACACTGGATTGCAAAATTTTGGCATTCCACAACCTGAGGGGCCTCAGATACTTGCGTATAGATGGTTGCCAAAATCTAGTGTCTATTGCATTCACAGGATTAGGGGAACTTATTTCTTTAAGGAGTTTGGAAATATGTAGCTGTCGAAAACTTTTCTCGTCAAATGTTATACCAGAGCATACCCGTTCAGATGAGACAGCTGCAAGTTGCAAGCCCCTCCCATCTCTCGTCACTCTCAGAATTAAGTGTTGTGGAATAGCAGGAAAGTGGCTATCTTCGATGCTGGGATATGTGCCGGCCCTGGTGGAATTATTTTTAGAGGACTGCCCTGGGATAACACAGTTAACgatagaaggagaagaagaagaaaacattcAACCTTATGGTACCTCAGTTCCAGTGGATTCATCATCAGGAGGTCCAGATGACACATTGCTGACAAGCTCAGCCCAAGATGGACTCTTGTGCCTTCCACTAAATCTCATGTCCTCTCTCAAGAAGATATCGATTCGGGAGTGCCCCCATCTAGTATTTCACAGGAATAACAAAGACTTGTCTGGATTTACCTGCCTTGAGAAGCTAACAATTTGGGGATGCCCCGGGCTGCTCTCATCTTTGGTGGATAAAGATGGAAATGATGATCAGAGGAACGGAAGATGGCTCCTACCGAAATCACTTGTAGAACTCGAGATCCGTGGTGATTCACCGGAAATGCTGCAGCCCTGTTTTGCAGGGAATGTAACCAACCTCAAAAATATAGAAGTGTGGTTCAGCCCAAGTCTGAGATCTCTACAGCTGCATACCTGCACATCACTGGAAGAGTTGATAATTGGAAACTGTGGATCACTTGCCGCACCAGAGAGCTTGCAGTTCCTTGGCAGCCTTAAGTATTTGAAAGTATTCAGATCCCCTGGTGTGCTTCCATGTTTGGAGAATTTGTCAAAGCAGGGCTATGCTTTATTCCCTGGACTAAAAAGGCTTGTGACCGATGGCCCCTCTGTCTTTACCATGTCAGTCTGCAAGCAACTCAACTCCCTCCAACGCCTAGAACTTGAAAACTGGGAGTTTGTAACGAGACTAACAGAGGGGCAGGAGAGAGGGCTTCAGCTTCTGACATCATTGGAAGAGCTGGAATTCCGGGGTTGCAGTTCCGATCTCAAATATCTTCCTGCGGGGTTGCACAGCCTTCCTTCGCTCAAGAGGTTGAAGGTCAATGGTTGTTTAGGAATCTCAAGGCTGCCGGAAAAGGGCCTCCCATCCTCGCTGCAAGAACTGGATATCAGCAATTGCAGCAAGGTGTTTAATGATCACTGCAAGTCTCTAGCAACAGGGAAGCTAAAGGTCAAAATTGTTGGAAATACACAAACTGCTTAA